The following are from one region of the Bactrocera oleae isolate idBacOlea1 chromosome 6, idBacOlea1, whole genome shotgun sequence genome:
- the LOC118680103 gene encoding uncharacterized protein, which produces MLEDRAFKVLAEPAFTTLSVSVNRNSVLELISSYAQKLRAEINDDLSGSLFSLKIDMATKEDITLLGINVQYIKGRSIQIKSLAIKELQRGYTSEYLKTLIMEVLNEYSINIQEILTITTSNDNTILDAVKKLNDDFHIALGVDETVNHKTIKNESGFDSSFQEWLEETDFSSYKINSVLSGTQILELCVHAILQNPEIKKNLDKCGTLMKELGTHDAWHINGPANCENKQNDCVVNWTTMYETLIKLPDMIPKNSNLYLNTEEWSFVSELLAVLKPMYKATQKLQTEKLCYSELYIVIMNTVFDLENLSNNKMAKSLIDVLNNQKTKLLETELFNTAVFLDPRIRVCLDATQKSRAKQYITTLYNRVSTLKCETTNSETNDSPMVEVTNRAEERPTSSHNAKTFCEFLQNLDSDPSPTSVSYLDAEITLYERQPRLPLDANIIDFWFYQHNNLTDIAYLILAIPCAEVSTERLSAAFQYIFDDKQNRLSAANVDNILVVKVNGVFNYDD; this is translated from the coding sequence ATGCTGGAGGATCGTGCCTTCAAAGTGCTAGCCGAACCGGCTTTCACTACGCTGAGCGTGAGTGTGAATCGAAACAGTGTACTGGAATTGATAAGCAGTTATGCGCAAAAATTGCGAGCAGAAATAAATGATGATTTAAGTGGAAgtttattttcattgaaaatcGATATGGCAACTAAAGAAGATATTACACTGCTCGGCATTAATGTGCAATACATTAAAGGGAGAAGCATACAAATCAAATCGTTGGCCATAAAGGAGCTACAGAGGGGATATACAAGTGAATATTTGAAAACGCTAATAATGGAAGTTTTAAACGAATATTCGATTAATATACAAGAGATCTTAACGATAACAACAAGCAATGATAACACCATATTAGATGCCGTTAAAAAGTTAAATGACGATTTTCATATTGCTTTAGGCGTTGACGAGACCGTTAACCATAAAACGATTAAAAACGAAAGCGGTTTCGATAGCAGTTTCCAAGAATGGCTGGAGGAAACGGATTTTTCCTCATACAAAATAAACAGTGTACTGAGTGGCACGCAAATACTAGAACTTTGTGTTCATGCCATTTTACAAAACccagaaattaagaaaaatctAGATAAATGCGGTACATTAATGAAAGAGCTGGGCACACACGATGCTTGGCATATTAATGGACCTGCCAattgtgaaaataaacaaaacgatTGTGTCGTAAATTGGACCACTATGTATGAGACGCTGATAAAATTACCCGATATGATACcgaaaaatagtaatttatatCTAAATACCGAGGAATGGAGCTTTGTTAGTGAATTATTGGCAGTTCTAAAACCAATGTATAAAGCAACACAGAAATTACAAACCGAGAAATTATGTTATAGTGAACTatatattgttattatgaacACAGTATTTGACTTGGAAAATTTATCCAACAATAAAATGGCGAAATCACTTATTGATGTTTTAAACAACCAAAAAACTAAATTACTTGAAACGGAGTTATTCAATACGGCCGTATTTTTGGATCCACGCATACGTGTTTGCCTGGACGCGACGCAGAAATCGCGTGCCAAACAATATATAACCACGCTATATAATCGCGTAAGCACATTGAAATGTGAAACGACTAATTCGGAAACGAATGACAGTCCAATGGTCGAAGTGACAAACCGCGCAGAGGAACGACCGACGTCAAGCCATAATGCCAAAACGTTTTgtgaatttttacaaaatttagatAGCGACCCTTCACCAACGTCTGTTTCGTATTTAGATGCCGAAATTACACTGTACGAGCGTCAACCCAGACTACCGTTGGATGcgaatataattgatttttggTTTTATCAACATAATAACTTAACGGATATAGCATATCTGATATTGGCGATACCATGTGCCGAAGTCAGTACCGAACGTTTGTCTGcagcctttcaatatattttcgatGACAAACAAAATCGTTTGAGTGCTGCTAATGTAGATAATATATTGGTTGTTAAGGTAAATGGTGTGTTTAATTATGACGACTGA